The Candidatus Stygibacter australis genome has a window encoding:
- a CDS encoding caspase family protein codes for MNKIIIIILFVITLQLNAIWWITVEESESFIELSESDKQIVRLRYWNDEVLTSFEYGDKLHLGAIKTIWEGIYGTKFNEKYTPVSEDIQRKGAVKSYEEYLTKRVIKLHNYKYEIDYKNGRYIEESTWIGRPFSEIATLSGVLVTQDYYILEIEGKFDEVTVDKFKKIEIIPILSRGLYNNGSNHFHQTEEVILIIPRNYDEIKFWGLNDKFGYDYTLNLKPYGDYVMMREERIELTDVEKPLIKIEYPHLENGIFRTEELFLTIEGRVEDESGILSVSINDEKVSLKQDKFKKRVRLNIGRNDFIITTTDIFDNEAQEQIIVVRDEIIIEEEFSDVDYIEKTGITNENAIAVIFGIEKYRTAPAVKYAVNDADIFREYLIKKFGLLRENIYMRLDEQATKGEFEKAFSETGWIAKHSNDNTEIYIYYAGHGIAESKTCKAYLIPHDIDPNYASTGYSIDELYDNINAIEAKSKTIILDACFTGISGEEEMLLADARPIRIEVKNINVPLDIDVFTASSNNEISSSYSGKQHGLFTYYFLKGLNKEADKNKDRIITLGEMEQYLIDNVSSQARKMDRIQNPQLQSTNKDRLLIKY; via the coding sequence ATGAATAAAATCATTATTATAATTTTATTTGTAATAACTTTACAACTAAATGCAATATGGTGGATAACTGTTGAAGAATCAGAAAGCTTTATAGAATTAAGCGAATCAGATAAGCAAATCGTAAGATTACGGTACTGGAATGATGAAGTTCTAACATCATTTGAATATGGAGATAAATTACATTTAGGTGCAATAAAAACCATTTGGGAAGGTATATATGGCACTAAATTCAACGAGAAATATACTCCAGTAAGTGAAGATATTCAAAGAAAAGGAGCAGTAAAAAGTTATGAAGAATATCTTACAAAAAGAGTGATAAAACTCCACAATTATAAATATGAGATAGATTACAAAAATGGAAGATATATCGAAGAGAGCACTTGGATAGGACGTCCATTTTCTGAAATAGCAACTTTATCAGGAGTATTAGTTACTCAAGACTATTATATATTAGAAATTGAAGGGAAATTTGATGAGGTAACAGTTGATAAATTTAAGAAGATTGAAATAATACCAATACTTTCGAGAGGATTGTATAATAACGGCTCAAATCATTTTCATCAAACAGAAGAAGTCATACTAATAATTCCAAGAAATTATGATGAAATTAAATTTTGGGGATTAAATGACAAATTTGGCTATGATTATACTTTAAATTTGAAACCTTACGGAGACTATGTGATGATGAGAGAGGAAAGGATTGAACTAACTGATGTTGAGAAACCATTAATTAAGATAGAATATCCTCATTTAGAAAATGGCATCTTCAGAACAGAGGAATTGTTTTTAACTATTGAAGGGAGGGTGGAAGACGAGAGTGGCATACTGAGCGTGTCAATAAATGATGAAAAGGTAAGCCTTAAACAAGATAAATTCAAGAAGAGGGTAAGGCTGAATATAGGTAGAAATGATTTTATAATAACTACGACAGACATATTTGATAACGAAGCTCAGGAACAAATTATCGTTGTTAGAGATGAGATAATTATTGAAGAAGAGTTTAGTGATGTTGATTATATAGAAAAGACAGGAATTACAAATGAAAATGCCATTGCTGTAATATTTGGAATAGAGAAATATAGAACTGCACCAGCAGTCAAATATGCTGTAAATGATGCTGATATTTTTCGTGAATATTTGATTAAGAAATTTGGATTATTAAGAGAAAATATTTATATGCGATTAGATGAGCAAGCTACAAAAGGAGAATTTGAAAAGGCATTTTCGGAAACAGGATGGATAGCAAAACACTCAAATGATAATACTGAGATTTATATTTACTACGCAGGACATGGAATAGCTGAAAGTAAAACTTGTAAAGCATATTTAATACCACATGACATAGATCCAAACTATGCAAGTACAGGATATTCTATAGATGAATTATATGATAACATCAACGCTATAGAAGCAAAATCAAAAACAATCATTTTAGATGCATGCTTTACGGGGATATCGGGAGAAGAAGAAATGCTATTAGCTGATGCAAGACCAATTAGGATTGAAGTTAAAAATATTAATGTACCTTTAGATATTGATGTTTTCACTGCATCTTCAAATAATGAGATAAGTTCAAGTTATTCTGGAAAACAACATGGTTTATTCACATATTATTTCCTAAAAGGATTAAACAAGGAAGCAGATAAAAACAAGGATAGAATAATAACATTAGGGGAAATGGAGCAATATTTAATTGATAATGTATCATCACAAGCACGAAAAATGGATAGGATACAAAATCCTCAATTGCAAAGTACAAACAAAGACAGGCTACTTATAAAGTATTGA